Proteins encoded within one genomic window of Micromonospora halotolerans:
- a CDS encoding App1 family protein: MAGPRGLWQGDSVPPTPPDQLAVPQLHRAARIEDALHGLVERRLRRTGWQANIIAYAGYGAPGWARVLCRVLLGRPDTRQRGRLEKVRGWRSFTTLPAKYAKVTIEAGGERQEATADRSGFVDTVVKADFTPGWGCVRLSVADAEPVEALVRILDPEVRFGILSDIDDTVMVTALPRPLLAAWNTFVLDEHARAAVPGMAVLYERLVTAHPGAPVFYLSTGAWNVAPTLTRFLSRHLYPAGPLLLTDWGPTADRWFRSGREHKRATLARLAREFPDVRWLLIGDDGQHDQEIYREFAAAHPDNVAGVAIRRLSPTQSVLAGSLPTPAGRPAAGPVGQKWLAAPDGAGLWKLLREAGLV; encoded by the coding sequence GTGGCCGGCCCGCGTGGGTTGTGGCAGGGTGACAGCGTGCCACCCACACCACCGGACCAACTGGCCGTGCCGCAGCTGCACCGGGCCGCACGCATCGAGGACGCCCTGCACGGCCTCGTCGAACGCCGGCTCCGGCGCACCGGGTGGCAGGCCAACATCATCGCGTACGCCGGGTACGGCGCACCCGGTTGGGCGCGGGTGCTCTGCCGGGTGCTGCTCGGCCGTCCCGACACCCGGCAGCGGGGCCGGCTGGAGAAGGTCCGCGGCTGGCGCAGCTTCACCACCCTGCCCGCCAAGTACGCGAAGGTCACCATCGAGGCCGGCGGGGAACGCCAGGAGGCGACCGCGGACCGCAGCGGCTTCGTGGACACCGTCGTCAAGGCCGACTTCACCCCGGGCTGGGGCTGCGTACGCCTCAGCGTGGCCGACGCCGAACCGGTGGAGGCGCTGGTCCGCATCCTCGACCCGGAGGTCCGGTTCGGCATCCTCTCCGACATCGACGACACGGTCATGGTGACCGCGCTGCCCCGGCCCCTGCTCGCCGCGTGGAACACGTTCGTCCTCGACGAGCACGCCCGGGCCGCCGTCCCCGGCATGGCCGTGCTGTACGAACGCCTGGTCACCGCCCACCCCGGCGCCCCGGTCTTCTACCTCTCCACCGGCGCCTGGAACGTCGCGCCGACGCTGACCCGGTTCCTCTCCCGGCACCTCTACCCGGCCGGGCCGCTGCTGCTCACCGACTGGGGGCCGACCGCCGACCGCTGGTTCCGCAGCGGCCGGGAACACAAGCGGGCCACCCTGGCCCGGCTGGCCCGCGAGTTCCCCGACGTCCGCTGGCTGCTCATCGGCGACGACGGCCAGCACGACCAGGAGATCTACCGCGAGTTCGCCGCCGCCCACCCGGACAACGTGGCCGGCGTGGCCATCCGCCGGCTCTCACCCACCCAGTCGGTCCTCGCCGGCAGCCTGCCCACCCCGGCGGGCCGCCCCGCCGCCGGCCCGGTGGGCCAGAAGTGGCTGGCCGCCCCCGACGGCGCCGGCCTCTGGAAACTCCTCCGCGAAGCCGGCCTGGTCTAG
- the yaaA gene encoding peroxide stress protein YaaA, whose translation MLILLPPSEGKAEAGTGRRLDLSKLSLPELNPAREEVLAALVDLCAGPDEAAARDALGLSEGQRGELRRNARLRAAATAPAGRIYTGVLYEALDLATLPPAAERLARRAVLVSSGLWGAVRLTDRIPPYRCPIGARLPGVGALAAYWRRALAEAMATAAGTGPVLDLRSGAYAATWAPRGAVAERTVTVRVLHEREVDGVPTRSVVSHFNKATKGRLVRDLLTAGARPRTADALVGALRELKYAVEEQPRAAGRPRQLDVVVTEL comes from the coding sequence ATGCTCATCCTGCTGCCTCCGTCGGAGGGGAAGGCCGAGGCCGGCACCGGCCGGCGGCTGGACCTGTCGAAGCTCTCCCTGCCGGAGCTGAACCCGGCCCGGGAGGAGGTGCTGGCCGCCCTCGTCGACCTCTGCGCCGGCCCGGACGAGGCGGCGGCCCGCGACGCGCTGGGCCTGAGTGAGGGGCAGCGCGGCGAGCTGCGGCGCAACGCGCGGCTGCGGGCGGCGGCCACCGCGCCGGCCGGACGGATCTACACGGGCGTCCTCTACGAGGCCCTCGACCTGGCCACGCTGCCGCCGGCGGCGGAACGGCTGGCCCGCCGTGCGGTACTGGTCAGCTCGGGCCTCTGGGGCGCGGTCCGCCTCACCGACCGGATCCCGCCCTACCGCTGCCCGATCGGGGCGCGGCTGCCGGGGGTCGGGGCGCTGGCGGCGTACTGGCGCCGGGCGCTCGCGGAGGCCATGGCGACGGCCGCCGGGACCGGCCCGGTGCTGGACCTGCGCTCCGGCGCGTACGCGGCAACCTGGGCGCCGCGCGGGGCGGTGGCCGAGCGCACCGTGACGGTGCGGGTGCTGCACGAGCGCGAGGTGGACGGGGTGCCGACCCGGTCGGTGGTCAGCCATTTCAACAAGGCCACCAAGGGCCGGCTGGTCCGCGATCTGCTCACCGCCGGCGCCCGCCCGCGTACCGCCGACGCGCTGGTCGGGGCGCTGCGCGAGCTGAAGTATGCAGTTGAGGAGCAGCCGCGGGCGGCGGGCCGGCCCCGCCAGCTCGACGTGGTGGTCACCGAGCTCTGA